In Runella sp. SP2, the genomic window CCGTTGAAAATCAACGATTAGGAATTATACATTTGGCTATTTCGGTCGGGAGTAAAGAACAAGTGGATAGGCTAACTAAAAAGCTCCAAGAAAATGAATTTCAGGTAGTTGGAGAACCAAGAATGACTGGAGATGGTTATTATGAAAGCGTGATTTTAGATCCAGAAAACAATCTTATTGAAATTACTGAATAGGGATAAAAAGTAGTTATTCGACATATACCTCTTTAGTACCTTTGTAAGGTTTATCTATCGAAAGGCAATGGAATTTATCGAAATCTACAGCGGAACTTGGATACAATGCCAAATGGCCAAAAAACTTTTGGAAAGCGTAAAAATCAAGGCCATT contains:
- a CDS encoding VOC family protein yields the protein MKIEHVAIWVQNLEQMRAFYETYFGAVSSAKYHNPAKNFQSYFLSFEQGARLELMHKPEVNNISQTVENQRLGIIHLAISVGSKEQVDRLTKKLQENEFQVVGEPRMTGDGYYESVILDPENNLIEITE